The following nucleotide sequence is from Osmia lignaria lignaria isolate PbOS001 chromosome 16, iyOsmLign1, whole genome shotgun sequence.
AGAGCCTCTTGTTTGCATCGCGACGAAGCAGCTTTTGTTCGGAAGAAAAATCGCTTTATTGACGTACGCGGAGATCGCGGAGCCAACAGGAATGTCTTTGTCCGTAAAATGTCACTTGCATCAGTTTAACGCTGCACCCTTCGGCTCGTACCCCCTTCGGTTATCCGTACACCGGAACCAATCGCTTCGTCAAGGTGATCTTCGACAATGCATTACGCACTTTTCTCGCCTGTGACATTTATCGATACGAGGCCTCGCGTAAACCATCCCCGAGACCTTTGCGCCTTGGTACTTAAGAACGACCATTTTTACTTGGGGTATGCGAAAGTTACCATCTTCCATGTTTAAGTATTAACGCGAAGcattttatcgttttaaaatagaaattgatTATGGagtattaataaagaaaattgcggTTATAAACGATGAAATCGCTTCGCttaaaaatattctacaaaGTAGAGCGACGTTAAATTGCAGAAAACGAAGTAAAATGGAAAGGAACATTCATCGCTTACGAGATCGGTTAGATTAATCGCGTGGTATCTTCTTTTTGACTGCTCTAAATCTTTCTCTGCCGGGGGAAAAATAGAGCAAACATGCCGGATTGCTCGGTTGCTTCACTACTGTGTGCAGGCGAATTTTCATCGAGCCACTCTTCTCGAGAGTCGGCCGCTATTTCAGCTCGTTAGGATAACGAGGATCTAATGTCGCGTTCACAGCCCGGCCAATTACGCGTTACGGGCCGAGGAGCACATCTTTCGGCGGATCCTCATTGCGACCAGCTTGTCCGGAAACCAAGATAACCACCGACGGTCTAACTTTGTAATTAATTGAGAATTTTACTCGGTTTTTTCTGTTGTTCGAGGATTTCAATTctccaattatttttattctagcACGtgcgtttcaattaaaataaaaaattcttaactcttcaacaaaataaataaatgtcaaCGACGAATGGAAATGCAAAACCGAAAAGAAACTCGAGCTAgctatttacattttatctaactGCAATGCAAATGAACGCGTTATCGTATCGCTTAGTAAAGATATGAtagtttaattttacaatttgacACCTCGCGTTATTAGCGCAATATTAACATTTATTCGAGACTGTTCCTTCTGTTTCTAATTATTCGGATGCAATGAATCTTGACCGTTCTCATACGGATCGAAGAATCTGAATGTTAGCGAGAGAAAAAGGTGGTGCCTTTACGATATAACTCATACGCGAGCTCTTTCACGTCGGTCGGTAGGTGCCGCGATGAGAGACACGCGTTCACAAAGCCTCTTTCTCTGCTCGTACGAGGTGATCTATTGGCGGGACATCTGCCGTCGTGTCGTCATAGAGACGACGCATTTACGGGCAGCTAAGTGGCCTTTACCCGCGGGTTCCCGAAAGCGACGCGATAAATTTCGCTTCGCCTTCTCGGCTTTCGCGGACCGCCTTTAATTTGACGGGCTGGCATGGCGCTCGTTACACTCGTTAGCACCGAGAACCAGAGTAAACGCCGCGATCCCAAAGCTGTACACCCTAGAGTTCTCCCCGAGAGCAACCAGGAATCCGTTTTCGACGATCCATCAAATGGCCAGGTAGtgacaaatatttctttgtccTATGCGTTCGAACGGAGGAACAAAGACAACGGGGTATAAAGATAGCATCTCTCAATTTCATTCGTTAATCGGCACAGAATAAGTCGTCAATAACGTGTCGTTTATTCAATTCGTCGGCTCGTTAGCCTCAATCAATTAATATCACTCGCACTGTCGACGCCCATAAACGCTGGTTCACGTGGCTCCGGCATCGGTACCAGTTTCACCGGAAGTTGCTCGAACTTTTCCATAGTGATATTGTAATAAACAAGCGGCAAAGGCGGCCATTAATCGCGGAGGATCGCAAGGTGGTCCCGAAGCGGGCAAGAAGGTGAAATTTAGTGAGCCACTGGCGGAAACGTAGAGACCCCTAATGGCCATTCCGATGACTATGCTCCTCGACCACACTGTTAACTCCCTTCTACCATCCCTCTTGTCTTCTCTCCTGCTTGTTGCACCCTCTCCTCCCTCCCGCCCCCCTTTTTACCCTCCGCCCCGCTTCTAACTCGTTTTCTCCACCCTGCCCGTGCTCTTGCCGTATATGCAACGGCGTTCCAGCAATTACGCATCGCCGCAGTTAAATACAATGGCCAGGACAACGACTCTGTAATTTATCCCCGGTTTTCGCCCACCATCCGTGCGTTTGTTTCCAACGTTGCAAGAGAACAACGCTTTTCCCTTCCTCCCTTTCTCTCGCTCACTTCGCCCGTAACCGCCACGTTTTCCCGCGCGAACAACCCCCCTGGCCAGCTTCGTCCACCGtttaaattaatgataattaataatggAGAATTGTATGGACCCTGTTCGTCAACGGTGAGTTACGAAGTTTCTGCGGGAAAGCTCTGAAGATTTATTAGGAATATTAGAATTAAGGGTGGTTTTAAAGGGGACAGGTAGATTGGTATTTTCTGTGGCGAATGTCATTTGATAAAATTACTAATTAGGAGTGGGTGAGGGAGGATGGTTAATTAGATACTAATTGAGAAGTTAAATGGAATTGAAAATAGAGGAATAATAAAACGGACGTTTCAAGCAGGAAATATTGAATTCGCAGTACGAGGGTGCATCGTCCTTTCCGTTCAATAAAGAGTGCACGTTCGTGAAATCGAATTTACCTTCGCCCGGCGAAAATACCGTTGCGCGCAATTACGAGGGACAATGCAACGGACCCCCCGATAGAATTACCAATTAGGGATCGCCACGTTTAAATACAATGACCAGCAACAACGACTCTGTAATTTATCTGCCGGTTTCGGCTACCGTTTGCCTGTAGCGCATCCTCGCAACCCCTGGATGCTGAAAGCTCGTTGCGGTCTTCGCGTTCAAATTAACGGCAATTAATAACGTTTCACGCGTCCTGTTTATTCGACAACAACCGTCGAATGTATAAATTCCAGAGTGTTGAATTTCGGAGGCAAAGAAACAGCGAGTCTATCGAGTGACcgtagaaatatttctttcaatgaTTGCAAAGTTATTTATCGCGCGAGGCGTTAATCACGGGCTCGCAATTACCATTTCCTGGCAGAACAaatgattttcatttgaaacgcGGCGTGACTAAAAGGGTAAACGGAACAAATTTCAACGCGCCGAGGGAAAAGGCCAGTTTCGTAAATCTGTTGGCGAACAGACACGTATGGCGACGTCTAACAGGTGCAGATATCTTTTATCTAATGCCGATCGCTACCGCCATGTGAGCGAACGCGTTTAACCTAGTCGAGCACTGTCATTCTCGCCACGTTCCATTTGTCGGTCGCGCTCGAGATACCCGGTGTCTCGTTAATTTCGGATCAATTAGCGCGTCACGGTGTGTCACCGCGAACGAGGCGTGCCGTACATCTGTGCCGTCCCTCTCCTCTGTTCTTCAgccattgaaattttattaatcaccTTGCTCGGCTTTCGAAACCATTCGGCTCGTTCCCTCTTACAACTCCACCGAACGTTGTTAAGATGAAATTTGTTGAAACAAAGTGACTCGCCGCAATACGGCGTTGAATTACCAAGAGAAATCTTGCCTGTTTATATTCGAATCGAAATTTATGATCTCGGTAATTGTGGATTTCTATTAGCCCGAGTAAgcgatttcttctttctttatatTCTCTATTATCGATACTCGTACTCGTAGAAGAAACTGTGCAAGGAATCCGAGGACAGGAACAGAAGACATAAAGAGGGaacgtttatttttcattcgatttaaTCGGTGGCAACATGTAAGCAGGTTACATAGATTATATCGACCACATATTGTGAGACACTGGTATATACGGCATGCTGTCCAAGTCTGTCTACgtaatatacatgtatgtataatacTCGTACAATAATTAGGAATATACAGTGTGAGATCGTTTCGTATTCACACGCGACGGTGCGCACTCCTACCTACACAAATAATAGAATCTTCGCGCGGCGATTAAACATTATCTCGTATCATACATATACACATTTACGACCAGTCGTATTTACAATTATGTACAgaggaaataaattaatttaagcaTCTAAATCGATAAGAATCGTACCCAGTTCGGCTACCACAGTTGGATCTACGTAGATATACATAAAGGATCAGTCTGCGATTCGCGTACGATCGTACAGCTTTTTTATCTAGCCAGTTACGATTTAGGATCTAAACTAGGTAGAAAATTATTTGGTAATCGCTGAACGCAATTAGAGCGTTCGCGAACGATGAATATTGTCGTACAGCGTTTCAAATTGCTTCAAGAGCAAGTAGTTTCTGTTAATCACTTCTGATCGCTGAGATCGCGACATCAGACAACGGAAAGACAAAGGAAATTTCAAGTTACCTTgacgatattttaattatttccaatAACAGCTTTGCTATCTAGCAATTACGGGTTTCTTCGAGCGCTAATTAAAGTCGATGAAAGGATGTTGATTTCAAGGTAACCTGAAATGTCTCAATACTCGTTTGTCTTTCATGGTTAATGCGAAGGATTTCCGGTATCAACTTCCTCTCCGTCCTCGTCCACCGGTACCGTCGAGTGATTGTACAGGCCCTCTGCCATTAGCTGAAGAGCGAGCGGATTTTTCTGTCCGCTGGCCTTCTTGATTTTCGCTCGTTTGTTCTGGAACCAGATCTTGATCTGTGCCTCGTTCAGACCCAAGTCTCTGGACAGCTGTTGTCTTCTTCTCTCGGTGAGGTATCGATTTTCCGCGAATTCCCTCTTGAGTCGCGCCAGTTGCTCGGCGCTGAACGCGGTTCGAGGTCTCTTCTCTTCCGGTGTGCCACTCTTGCTTCCGCTCTGCGAGCGTTTCACTCTCCTCGTTCGCGGACCTGTAACAGGAACATCAGTTTCTTGTTAATTTAACTTTTTCACTCGGATTCTCCATTAAGCGAAAGAGAGTTAAGTTTCTTTGAAGCAGAATTCCGCTATCTTTGTATCGGCTTATCCGCAATTGGTGCATTAAACACCGTGCCGCGTTTATCTGTCGCGACAATCGCGTTCCAATCGAGGCTCGCATTATTACACCGCCAAATTTGGCGCTCGCCATGAGCGGAAAACTCTCGCCCGGTGCGCGTTCTCCGCGATGAATATTCATAAAGCAACGAAACATCGAATCGTGGTATCGCGGAGCGACAAGGGATCGATTCGGTTCCCCTAACCGGTCGCGAGACGAATGGTGAAAACGATCGGCCGCGGGAACGAGATACGCACGAAAACACGGGTACATTTTTGAAACGGTCTCGTTCGGTGTCTAATGAATTGCCACCGAAATTCCTCGATCGAAATCACCGGTCTCCTCAAAGTGGATGGAACTAGAGATCAATCGAGCCGAGAAATTCCATCCGCAGGATACTTGACCTAAAATTCCTTGATTAAGATCCTATCATCCGCCATCGATTCTCGAATACTGTTTAATTAACGGGAAGTCTACTGGTGAGAAGCGAAGGTTCGAATCAGGATTCGTCGTAATTAGTAACACGATCATCCACGGCTACCTTAGGCCACGGGTATCTGGGTTACGATGATTGCAGAGGGTAGATGGTGGACGTAGGTTTAACGGAACGAAGTTCTGCGAACGGGTGCAGGTGGTATCCAACCGTTCGTACGTACGATTATACATAAACGCTCGGCGGATCGGTTGTTGTAATAGTTAAGATCGCAGAACAGAGGACGTTAAATCGGGAACTGGAACGACGCTACGGGAAACTGGTTGTTTCTTTATGGAATCTGATGCCGGAACGCAGGTACTCGGTGGCTGTAATTGGGTGAGCTTTATGCGGCCGGACGATTTTTCGATACCGTCTCGCGGTTGATTTACATAGAAACTGGTTTCCAGATGTAACGGTCGCCAAAGTTAATTGATTAAGCGGATACAGAGAAATAGTGGTACGAGAATCGCGAGCTATGGCTACCTGCTCGCGCAGCTCGACTTCCTTGATAACGCGATTAACTAAGATATATCTGTCCGCGTGATTCAGTTCCAGCGTACACGGTTGCGAATTAATTCTTACGTCCGCGAGCCTGTTCCCGTAAATTGGCgttattatttctttctcctATGGTAATTGAATGACAGACGGATTGAAATACCTACCGGAAGACGGTCTGTCCGAGTATCTGGTGCAATAAACCCAAGCTGGCCAAGGGCTCTGTCCGTTGATCGCTGATTGGTTCGTAGTGGAATTGCTTGCACTTCCGGAGTTGCTGTCCCCGCTCAAGGAGTCAGTGCCGATGGTGGAGGACGCGGAACCCAAAGAAGGCGCTCCAGTAACGGAGCTTCCGGTTACGGAGCTCCTATTGCTGGCTAGACTCTCGAGGCTTCCGCTTCTGCTCAGGCCACTGTTCCTCTGAAGCGGCGATGTCAGTCCGCAATGAGTGGAAAACAGTTCTCTTTCTCTGTGCACCGAGAAACTGCTCGGTTGAGGTCTCGTTGGGGATAATCTATTCGAGGATAGACTTAAATCCCGCGGAAGTGAGAGAGGACTGTGCCGTGGAATCGGAACTGGGATCGTCGTTGAGTGTCCTGTCACCAAGCTCGTCTGTTTCGGGGCTTTCGTACTGAGAATCGCCTCCCTGCCAAAATCTGGCCTCAGAATGTTCACGACACTGAATCTCAACGGTGTCTCGATGTCCTCCTTACGATCTTGGGGTTGTTCTTGACGGGGCACCACGTGACTCTCTGGAGAACGCACTCGgtgatgatgatggtggtggtggtgatggtggcTGCCAATCCCCAATCGAAGACCGTATGCAGAATCCATCGTCACAAGTGCTACGCTCATTTTCCGATATTCTAAATACTGTTTCGTGCAATTCAATTGTCTGTCTCGATTGTTGAATAATGTAGTCTGATCTAGGAGGTCCTTAACCTTCTGTCATCATATTTCCACGATAACACGAGGTCACACCTGTCACTTGAGTCATTAATCAGACAAAGATCACTGGCCAAAACACTGTTCAATAATGATCGCACGTGTGGCACTATACTTTCTTCACTGTATCGTCCATAAACACGAACGGTTTCTTAGCTTCGTGTGTCATCGAATTTTGATGGTTCCTTTCCCGCGCGATACTGTTTGGTACCGTTCACGTGGTAGCTGGGTGAAATGGTGAAACGGCCCCTGTTGCCAAAACGGTTCGGCTCTGGATCAGCTCCAAGAGCGGGAAGTCTCCTTAGTATTGGCTTTTCTCGAGGTTTCCGAGGACTCGTGCGAGTGCTGTGACGGGTCTGACTGGC
It contains:
- the LOC117600638 gene encoding segmentation polarity homeobox protein engrailed; the encoded protein is MSVALVTMDSAYGLRLGIGSHHHHHHHHHHRVRSPESHVVPRQEQPQDRKEDIETPLRFSVVNILRPDFGREAILSTKAPKQTSLVTGHSTTIPVPIPRHSPLSLPRDLSLSSNRLSPTRPQPSSFSVHRERELFSTHCGLTSPLQRNSGLSRSGSLESLASNRSSVTGSSVTGAPSLGSASSTIGTDSLSGDSNSGSASNSTTNQSAINGQSPWPAWVYCTRYSDRPSSGPRTRRVKRSQSGSKSGTPEEKRPRTAFSAEQLARLKREFAENRYLTERRRQQLSRDLGLNEAQIKIWFQNKRAKIKKASGQKNPLALQLMAEGLYNHSTVPVDEDGEEVDTGNPSH